TATACCCACGTGAGCGTCGCGCGCCTGAAGGAAATTTACCAGAAGGCGCATCCGCGCGCGTAATTGGCGCCGCCCGGACGGCGTCTTGCATGCCGTGCGATCCAAAACGCCGCCCGTCACTTGACCTCGCCGGGCAGGGAATGCACTTTCCATCCTTTCATCGCTCAATGCCCCCGCCTCCGACCACCATCGCCCGCCAGCCCTTCCACGGGATGACCAAGCCCATCGGCTCGGTCTGCAACCTCGATTGCACGTATTGCTTCTACCTCGAAAAAGCGCGCCTCTACGAGGGACAGGGCGGACGGCGCATGAGCCGGGAGGTGCTGGTCGCCTACGTCCGCGACTACATCGCGTCGCAGCCGGGACGCGAAGTTCACTTCGCGTGGCAGGGCGGCGAGCCGACGCTGGCGGGGCTCGACTTTTTCCGCGAGGCGGTGGAACTGCAAAAACGCTTCGGCGTGGGCCGCGTCATCCACAACGCCTTCCAGACCAATGGCACCCTGCTCGATGACGAGTGGGGCGGGTTTCTGGCGAAAAACAATTTCCTCGTCGGCATCAGCGTGGACGGCCCGCGCGACATTCACGACGGCTACCGCGTGGACAAGGGGCAGAAGCCGACCTTCGACCGCGTGATGAATGGCGTGGACGTGCTCAAGCGCCACAAGGTCGAGTTCAACACGCTCACGACCGTGCACAAAAAAAACTCGCGCCGCGGCGTGGATGTTTACCGCTTCCTGCGCGAGATCGGCTCGGGCTACATCCAGTTCATCCCCATCGTCGAGCGTTCCGCCGAGGCGACCGAGGCGGCGGCGTCCGGCCTGTGGCTGTCCCCGCCGCCGGACCATCCCGACGCCGACGAATTCGACTCGCAGGTGACGGAGTGGAGCGTGCGCCCGAAGGATTACGGCGATTTTCTGTGCTCGATTTTCGACGAGTGGGTGCAGCGCGACGTGGGCCGCTTTTTCGTGCAGCAATTCGACGCCGCCCTCGCCAACTGGGCGGGGGAGCCGGCGGGCATCTGCGTGTTTTCCGAGAAATGCGGGCGCGCCGTCGCGGTCGAGCACAACGGCGACGTGTATTCGTGCGACCACTACGTTTATCCGCATTACAAGCTGGGCAACCTGCTGAACACCTCGATGGGCGCGATGATCGACTCGCCCGGCCAGCAGGCGTTTGGCGACGCCAAGGCCGATTCGCTCCCGCGGTATTGCCGCGAGTGCGCTGTGCGCTTTGCCTGTCACGGCGAATGCCCCAAGCATCGCTTCCTCACGACGCCGCACGGCGAGCCGGGGCTGAACTACCTTTGCGGCGCATACAAGAAATTCTTCACCCACATTGACTCGGCGATGCGCACGATGTCGGCGCTGCTTTCCGCCGGCCAGGCCCCGGCGGCCATCATGCAGATCCCCCGCGGCCAGTGGCTGCGCGCGGCCAAAGGGCGGTGACCGCGCCACGCTGCCGCCCCGGGCAATTCCCCTTCCCGCCCGGGAACCCATCATCGACGCAGGGCTTCGCAAGTGAGGCCCCGTATGGCAGGCGTTTTGAAAAACGAACGGGACAAAACACGAGGCAATGTAAGGTTACATTGCCTCGGGACTTGACCCTCTAATGGTGTGAAATGCGCGCATAGTAGCCGGGGCGAAGCTCGACGAGAACATCCCCGGGATGCGCGGCCGGC
This genomic stretch from Termitidicoccus mucosus harbors:
- a CDS encoding anaerobic sulfatase maturase — protein: MPPPPTTIARQPFHGMTKPIGSVCNLDCTYCFYLEKARLYEGQGGRRMSREVLVAYVRDYIASQPGREVHFAWQGGEPTLAGLDFFREAVELQKRFGVGRVIHNAFQTNGTLLDDEWGGFLAKNNFLVGISVDGPRDIHDGYRVDKGQKPTFDRVMNGVDVLKRHKVEFNTLTTVHKKNSRRGVDVYRFLREIGSGYIQFIPIVERSAEATEAAASGLWLSPPPDHPDADEFDSQVTEWSVRPKDYGDFLCSIFDEWVQRDVGRFFVQQFDAALANWAGEPAGICVFSEKCGRAVAVEHNGDVYSCDHYVYPHYKLGNLLNTSMGAMIDSPGQQAFGDAKADSLPRYCRECAVRFACHGECPKHRFLTTPHGEPGLNYLCGAYKKFFTHIDSAMRTMSALLSAGQAPAAIMQIPRGQWLRAAKGR